The following coding sequences lie in one Oceanicola sp. 502str15 genomic window:
- a CDS encoding SRPBCC family protein yields the protein MARLPSALCHVAAALAALAFAWQVSQTALVTTSVQFVAPLLLIIAVHTLWLALGGGLRPGFALRVLGRSAGTAAGMVAVFALASLVAPMPAAADEGEVVFVLSILACLVVLLMVVAVAGFVIYFVFRLMRGLVRMLGKGPEDGPGSRLHDFASLGAAVAVLGALSLEGLPELYAFPEGNEVVASRVIEAEAAQVWAAMETATSPEFPLPAVLDIFPRPVAVTVDEGTALGANRQVRFTGREGSGVLSLRVVERTPELARFEVLGDTSPYAGWMRFEGLRYRVTPMGDATRLEVALRFERKLAPHWFFTPAMRGAGALAMDVLARDVKRRAEF from the coding sequence TTGGCCCGACTTCCTTCCGCCCTTTGCCACGTGGCGGCCGCGCTCGCCGCGCTGGCCTTTGCCTGGCAGGTCTCGCAGACGGCGCTTGTGACGACATCGGTGCAGTTCGTGGCGCCGCTGCTGCTGATCATCGCCGTGCACACACTCTGGCTGGCGCTCGGCGGCGGGCTGAGGCCGGGGTTTGCGCTGCGGGTGCTGGGGCGCAGCGCGGGCACGGCGGCGGGGATGGTGGCGGTGTTCGCGCTGGCCAGCCTTGTTGCCCCGATGCCTGCGGCGGCGGATGAGGGCGAAGTGGTGTTTGTGCTCAGCATTCTGGCCTGCCTCGTGGTGCTGCTGATGGTCGTCGCGGTGGCGGGCTTCGTGATCTACTTCGTCTTCCGCCTCATGCGGGGGCTGGTGCGGATGCTGGGGAAGGGGCCGGAGGACGGGCCGGGGAGCCGGTTGCACGACTTTGCCAGCCTCGGGGCGGCGGTGGCGGTGCTGGGGGCACTGAGCCTTGAAGGGTTGCCGGAGCTTTACGCCTTTCCAGAGGGCAACGAGGTGGTTGCCAGCCGGGTGATCGAGGCGGAGGCGGCGCAGGTTTGGGCGGCGATGGAAACCGCGACCTCGCCGGAGTTTCCGCTGCCCGCCGTGCTCGACATCTTCCCCCGCCCGGTGGCGGTGACGGTGGATGAGGGCACGGCGTTGGGGGCCAACCGGCAGGTGCGCTTCACCGGGCGGGAGGGCAGCGGGGTGCTTTCGCTGCGGGTGGTGGAGCGCACGCCGGAGCTGGCCCGCTTCGAGGTGCTGGGTGACACCAGCCCCTATGCCGGGTGGATGCGCTTTGAGGGCCTGCGCTACAGGGTGACGCCGATGGGAGATGCAACGCGGCTGGAGGTGGCGCTCAGGTTCGAGCGCAAGCTGGCGCCGCATTGGTTTTTTACCCCGGCGATGCGGGGCGCGGGGGCGCTGGCGATGGATGTGTTGGCGCGGGATGTGAAGCGGCGGGCGGAGTTTTAG
- a CDS encoding catalase: MADKKDVPHTTTDSGIRVQSDEHSLTVGPDGPILLNDHYLLEQMANFNRERIPERQPHAKGSGAFGHFKVTEDVTQYTKASVFQPATKTDVLMRFSTVAGERGSPDTWRDPRGFSVKMYTDEGNFDMVGNNTPIFFIRDPMKFQHFIRSQKRRADNGLRDHDMQWDFWTLSPESAHQVTYLMGDRGIPKTWREMNGYSSHTYSLVNANGEKFWVKFHWHTDQGDGNAHFTQAEADKMAGMDGDYHRRDLFDAIAEGNHPSWTLKWQIMPYEEAKTYRINPFDLTKVWPHADYPLIEVGKLVLDRNPTDFHTEIEQAAFEPNNMVPGIGLSPDKMLLARGFSYADAHRARLGVNYKQIPVNAPQSPAHSYSKDGAGRTQNVSDPVYAPNSYGGPEAQPHEHEAGLWHSDGDMVRQAYTLREDDDDWSQAGTLVREVMDDAARSRLVENVTGHLCDGVSEKVLQRAFEYWRNIDADTGEKIEAAVREKLGGASKAPGLASAKSISG; this comes from the coding sequence ATGGCCGACAAGAAAGACGTCCCCCACACAACCACCGATTCAGGAATTCGCGTTCAGAGCGACGAGCACTCGCTCACCGTCGGGCCCGACGGCCCGATCCTTCTGAACGACCATTACCTCCTCGAACAGATGGCCAACTTCAACCGCGAGCGCATCCCCGAGCGCCAGCCCCACGCCAAGGGCTCGGGCGCCTTCGGCCACTTCAAGGTCACCGAGGATGTCACGCAGTACACCAAGGCCAGCGTCTTCCAGCCCGCCACCAAGACCGACGTGCTGATGCGCTTCTCCACCGTGGCAGGCGAGCGCGGCAGCCCCGACACATGGCGCGACCCGCGCGGCTTCTCGGTCAAGATGTACACCGACGAAGGCAACTTCGACATGGTCGGCAACAACACCCCGATCTTCTTCATCCGCGACCCGATGAAGTTCCAGCACTTCATCCGCTCGCAAAAACGCCGCGCCGACAACGGGCTGCGCGACCATGACATGCAGTGGGACTTCTGGACCCTCTCCCCCGAAAGCGCCCACCAGGTCACCTATCTCATGGGCGACCGCGGCATCCCCAAGACCTGGCGCGAGATGAACGGCTATTCCTCCCACACCTACTCGCTGGTGAACGCCAACGGCGAGAAGTTCTGGGTCAAGTTCCACTGGCACACCGATCAGGGCGACGGCAACGCGCATTTCACCCAGGCCGAGGCCGACAAGATGGCCGGCATGGACGGCGACTATCACCGCCGCGACCTCTTCGACGCCATCGCCGAGGGCAACCACCCGAGCTGGACCCTGAAGTGGCAGATCATGCCCTACGAGGAGGCCAAGACCTACCGGATCAACCCCTTCGATCTCACCAAGGTCTGGCCGCACGCCGACTACCCGCTGATCGAGGTCGGCAAACTGGTGCTCGACCGCAACCCGACCGACTTTCACACCGAAATCGAGCAGGCCGCCTTCGAGCCCAACAACATGGTGCCCGGCATCGGCCTCTCGCCCGACAAGATGCTGCTGGCGCGCGGCTTTTCCTACGCCGACGCCCACCGCGCCCGCCTCGGGGTGAACTACAAGCAGATCCCGGTGAACGCGCCGCAATCCCCGGCCCACAGCTACTCCAAGGATGGCGCAGGCCGCACCCAGAACGTCTCCGACCCGGTCTATGCCCCCAACTCCTACGGCGGCCCCGAAGCGCAGCCGCATGAGCACGAGGCCGGGCTCTGGCACTCCGACGGCGACATGGTCCGCCAGGCCTATACCCTGCGCGAGGACGATGACGACTGGAGCCAGGCCGGCACCCTCGTGCGCGAGGTGATGGACGATGCGGCCCGCAGCCGTCTGGTCGAGAACGTCACCGGCCACCTCTGCGATGGGGTCAGCGAAAAGGTGCTCCAGCGCGCCTTCGAGTACTGGCGCAACATCGACGCCGACACCGGCGAAAAGATCGAAGCCGCCGTGCGCGAAAAGCTGGGCGGGGCCTCCAAGGCACCCGGCCTCGCCTCCGCCAAGAGCATCAGCGGCTAA
- a CDS encoding YtoQ family protein — protein sequence MTLQVYLSGEIHTDWREEIIAGCEGLDVAFSAPVTDHDASDDCGVAIMGAEDSKFWHDHKGAKLNAIRTRRGIGQADVVVVRFGEKYKQWNAAFDAGMAAALGKSLIVLHGPEHQHALKEVDAAALAVAERPAQVAQMLRYVLEGKLPG from the coding sequence ATGACGTTGCAGGTTTACCTTTCGGGTGAGATCCACACGGACTGGCGCGAAGAGATCATCGCGGGCTGCGAGGGGCTGGACGTGGCCTTCAGCGCGCCGGTCACCGACCATGATGCGAGCGACGATTGCGGCGTGGCGATCATGGGGGCGGAGGACAGCAAGTTCTGGCACGACCACAAGGGCGCCAAGCTGAACGCGATCCGCACGCGGCGCGGGATCGGGCAGGCCGATGTGGTGGTGGTGCGCTTCGGCGAGAAATACAAGCAGTGGAACGCGGCCTTCGACGCCGGGATGGCCGCCGCGCTGGGCAAGTCGCTGATCGTGCTGCACGGGCCCGAGCATCAGCATGCACTGAAGGAGGTGGATGCGGCGGCGCTGGCGGTGGCCGAGCGGCCCGCGCAGGTGGCGCAGATGCTGCGCTACGTGCTCGAAGGCAAGCTGCCGGGGTAG
- a CDS encoding inorganic phosphate transporter — protein METLDRDLGRISNLEHATGYVARPMVGYGVALVFVVLAGLGAALVFGQTTNSFIVIVAAVFGAYMALNIGANDVANNMGPAVGANALTMSGAIAIAAVFESAGALIAGGDVVGTIAKGIIAPESLGSANIFVWAMMAALLASALWVNLATWIGAPVSTTHSVVGGVMGAGIAAAGFAAVSWGTMGAIAASWVISPVLGGVVAAGFLWFIKSNIVYVDDKIAAARRWVPVLVGIMGGAFAVYLALKGIKKLIKIDLFTALGIGLAVGVLIWVVMIPVIRRQSEGLENRNRSLKVLFGIPLIVSAALLSFAHGANDVANAVGPLAAIVQALGTGDFTHEVAIPYWVMVIGALGISFGLFLFGPKLIRMVGSQITKLNPMRAYCVALSAAITVIVASWLGLPVSSTHIAVGGVFGVGFFREWDYERRLRKARGSLPDRPVHGAEERRRRKLVRRSHFMTIVAAWIITVPAAALLSALLFWGMVTVAG, from the coding sequence ATGGAAACGCTGGATCGCGACCTAGGACGCATCTCCAACCTCGAACATGCCACCGGTTACGTGGCGCGGCCGATGGTGGGCTATGGCGTGGCGCTCGTCTTCGTGGTGCTGGCCGGGCTCGGGGCCGCGCTTGTCTTCGGACAGACCACCAACAGCTTCATCGTCATAGTCGCCGCCGTCTTCGGGGCCTACATGGCGCTGAACATCGGCGCCAACGACGTGGCCAACAACATGGGCCCCGCGGTGGGCGCCAACGCGCTGACCATGAGCGGGGCCATCGCGATTGCCGCCGTCTTCGAGAGCGCGGGCGCGCTGATTGCGGGCGGCGACGTTGTGGGCACCATCGCAAAGGGGATCATTGCGCCCGAGAGCCTCGGGTCGGCCAATATCTTTGTCTGGGCGATGATGGCGGCGCTGCTGGCTTCGGCGCTCTGGGTGAACCTCGCCACGTGGATCGGCGCGCCGGTGTCGACCACCCACAGCGTTGTGGGCGGGGTGATGGGCGCGGGCATTGCCGCTGCCGGGTTTGCCGCCGTGAGCTGGGGCACCATGGGCGCGATTGCGGCGAGCTGGGTGATTTCGCCCGTGCTCGGGGGCGTGGTGGCTGCCGGGTTCCTGTGGTTCATCAAGTCCAACATCGTCTACGTCGACGACAAGATCGCCGCCGCCCGGCGCTGGGTGCCGGTGCTGGTGGGGATCATGGGCGGGGCCTTTGCCGTTTACCTCGCGCTGAAGGGGATCAAGAAACTCATCAAGATCGACCTTTTCACCGCGCTCGGCATCGGGCTGGCCGTGGGGGTGCTGATCTGGGTGGTGATGATCCCGGTGATCCGCCGCCAGTCGGAGGGGCTGGAAAACCGCAACCGCTCGCTGAAGGTGCTGTTCGGCATTCCGCTCATCGTCTCGGCGGCGCTGCTGAGTTTTGCCCATGGCGCGAACGACGTGGCCAATGCGGTTGGCCCGCTGGCCGCCATCGTGCAGGCGCTGGGCACCGGGGATTTCACCCATGAGGTGGCCATTCCCTACTGGGTCATGGTGATCGGGGCGCTGGGCATCAGCTTTGGCCTGTTTCTCTTCGGCCCCAAGCTGATCCGGATGGTGGGCAGCCAGATTACCAAGCTGAACCCGATGCGGGCCTATTGCGTGGCGCTCTCGGCGGCGATCACCGTGATCGTGGCAAGCTGGCTGGGGCTGCCGGTGTCGTCGACCCATATCGCAGTGGGCGGGGTCTTTGGCGTGGGGTTCTTCCGCGAGTGGGACTATGAGAGGCGGCTGAGAAAGGCGCGGGGCTCGCTGCCCGATCGCCCGGTGCATGGCGCGGAGGAGCGCCGCCGCCGCAAGCTGGTGCGGCGCTCGCATTTCATGACGATCGTGGCCGCGTGGATCATCACCGTCCCCGCCGCGGCCCTGCTTTCGGCGCTGCTGTTCTGGGGCATGGTGACGGTGGCGGGATAA
- a CDS encoding NUDIX hydrolase yields the protein MLQRPRRLQVAALCYRRAGAEKQVLLVTSRGTGRWIIPKGWPMRGKDSAGAALQEAWEEAGVRSRNVPKAAIGSYTYEKMQDAGGWGVPVETLVYPVKVEELAEDFPEASERRRKWVSPTEAASMVQEPELQEILRGL from the coding sequence ATGCTGCAGCGCCCCCGGCGTTTGCAGGTGGCGGCGCTTTGCTATCGTCGGGCGGGCGCGGAAAAGCAGGTTCTGCTGGTGACAAGCCGGGGCACCGGGCGCTGGATCATCCCCAAGGGCTGGCCGATGCGGGGCAAGGATTCTGCCGGGGCGGCGTTGCAGGAGGCCTGGGAAGAGGCCGGGGTGCGCAGCCGCAATGTGCCGAAGGCCGCCATTGGCAGCTATACCTATGAAAAGATGCAGGATGCCGGCGGCTGGGGCGTGCCGGTGGAAACGCTGGTCTACCCGGTGAAGGTGGAGGAGCTGGCCGAGGATTTTCCGGAGGCCAGCGAGCGACGCCGCAAGTGGGTGAGCCCGACCGAGGCGGCCAGCATGGTGCAGGAGCCGGAGTTGCAGGAGATCCTCCGCGGGCTCTGA
- a CDS encoding carbohydrate ABC transporter permease has protein sequence MQIAMTPLNNRAWLLLLPAVTIMGLVAVLPLLTVLNYSFHDIFTLESRYWIGLEWYEEIITSGRFWASLARSTLFSALVLSIQVPLGIAVALLLRSTRHPTLYLMALALPLVVPWNMIPGMWLSLVGPQGLIGPSLIAAGFDYKFTTVHTWALLLTMDTWHWLGLVVILSYAGLSAIPAPYYQAAEIDGASRAAIFRHIELPKIAGALAIVLLLRFVDSFMIYTEAFRINAGGPQGATTFLSLDLGEDINAYSYGSAAARAMTYFLIVITVVWAFVQTTRRRPA, from the coding sequence ATGCAAATCGCGATGACCCCGTTGAACAACCGCGCCTGGCTGCTCCTGCTGCCCGCCGTCACCATCATGGGCCTCGTCGCGGTGCTGCCGCTGCTCACGGTGCTCAATTATTCCTTCCACGATATCTTCACCCTCGAAAGCCGCTACTGGATCGGGCTGGAATGGTATGAAGAGATCATCACCTCCGGGCGCTTCTGGGCCTCCCTCGCCCGCTCCACCCTGTTTTCGGCCCTCGTGCTCTCCATACAGGTGCCGCTCGGCATCGCCGTGGCGCTGCTGCTGCGCTCCACCCGCCACCCCACGCTCTACCTCATGGCCCTCGCCCTGCCCCTCGTGGTGCCGTGGAACATGATCCCCGGCATGTGGCTCTCCCTTGTCGGCCCTCAGGGTCTGATCGGGCCCTCGCTCATCGCCGCCGGGTTCGACTACAAGTTCACCACGGTCCACACATGGGCGTTGCTCCTCACCATGGACACATGGCACTGGCTCGGCCTCGTGGTGATCCTGTCCTACGCCGGGCTCTCCGCCATCCCCGCGCCCTACTATCAGGCCGCCGAGATCGACGGGGCGTCGCGCGCCGCCATCTTCCGCCACATCGAGCTGCCCAAGATCGCGGGCGCGCTGGCCATCGTGCTGCTGCTGCGCTTCGTGGACAGCTTCATGATCTACACCGAGGCCTTCCGCATCAACGCAGGCGGGCCGCAGGGGGCCACCACCTTCCTCTCGCTCGACCTCGGCGAAGACATCAACGCCTATTCCTACGGCTCCGCGGCGGCGCGGGCGATGACCTACTTCCTCATCGTCATCACCGTGGTCTGGGCCTTCGTGCAAACCACACGGCGGCGCCCCGCATGA
- a CDS encoding carbohydrate ABC transporter permease: protein MSRAARTLALGALLLFIALPLVQSVVLSFTATLPHDGVEPGSFTLLNYRHIFETPALVASIGNSFLYVSLNVALCLAAGLPAAYAFSRYRFTGDRHMLFFILAFRVTPPVVLSLPIFILFAQLGLVNSPVGIALVHCVFNLPIAIWILESFISAVPREFDETAFLDGQSLPGFFVTRLIPAIAPGIGVTMFFCFIFSWVEVVFARILTVTGGKPITMAINALFSFRTDIGLVMAMTVFSLLPGVLMIVFVRRHIARGFVIRT from the coding sequence ATGAGCCGCGCCGCCCGTACCCTCGCGCTCGGCGCGCTGCTGCTCTTCATCGCCCTGCCGCTGGTCCAGAGCGTGGTGCTCTCCTTCACCGCCACCCTGCCCCACGACGGGGTGGAGCCCGGCAGCTTCACCCTGCTCAACTACCGCCACATCTTCGAGACCCCGGCGCTCGTCGCCTCCATCGGCAACAGCTTTCTCTACGTCTCGCTCAACGTCGCCCTCTGCCTCGCCGCCGGCCTGCCCGCAGCCTATGCCTTCTCGCGCTACCGCTTCACCGGCGACCGGCACATGCTGTTCTTCATCCTCGCCTTCCGCGTCACGCCCCCGGTCGTGCTCTCGCTGCCGATCTTCATCCTCTTCGCCCAGCTCGGGCTGGTGAACTCTCCGGTGGGCATCGCGCTGGTGCATTGCGTCTTCAACCTGCCCATCGCGATCTGGATTCTCGAAAGCTTCATCTCCGCCGTCCCCCGCGAGTTCGACGAAACCGCCTTTCTCGACGGCCAGTCGCTGCCGGGCTTCTTCGTCACCCGCCTGATCCCCGCCATCGCGCCGGGCATCGGGGTGACGATGTTCTTCTGCTTCATCTTCTCATGGGTCGAGGTGGTCTTTGCCCGCATCCTCACCGTCACGGGGGGCAAGCCGATCACCATGGCGATCAACGCGCTGTTCTCCTTCCGCACCGACATCGGCCTCGTCATGGCGATGACGGTGTTTTCCCTCCTGCCGGGCGTGCTGATGATCGTCTTCGTGCGCCGCCACATCGCGCGGGGATTCGTGATCCGAACCTGA
- a CDS encoding ABC transporter substrate-binding protein — protein sequence MKKFVLSAGLALAAGAAQAADDVTLQLKWVTQAQFAGYYVAADKGFYEEEDLNVTIKPGGPDIAPEQVIAGGGADVIVTWMAAGLAARERGVPLVNIAQPFKSGGLQLTCLKESGISAPEDFKGHTLGVWFFGNEYPFYAWMAKLGLPTEGGEDGVEVLKQAFNVDPLLQKQADCISVMTYNEYGQVLDAGISEDELVTFNYLEQGVGMMEDGLYVMEENLSDDAFKEKMVRFVRASMKGWKYAEENPEEAAQIVVDNDETGAQTIEHQEYMMSEVAKLTAGSNGALDPADYEQTVATLLSAVSEDNPAITKEPEGMAFTLEITDEALK from the coding sequence ATGAAGAAGTTCGTATTGAGCGCCGGGCTGGCGCTGGCGGCGGGGGCCGCTCAGGCGGCGGATGACGTGACGCTGCAGCTCAAGTGGGTCACCCAGGCGCAGTTTGCCGGCTACTACGTGGCCGCCGACAAGGGGTTTTATGAAGAGGAAGACCTGAACGTCACCATCAAGCCCGGCGGCCCCGACATTGCCCCCGAGCAGGTGATCGCGGGCGGCGGTGCCGACGTGATCGTGACATGGATGGCCGCCGGCCTTGCCGCACGCGAGCGCGGTGTGCCGCTGGTGAACATCGCCCAGCCGTTCAAGAGCGGTGGCTTGCAGCTGACCTGCCTGAAGGAGAGCGGCATTTCCGCGCCCGAGGACTTCAAGGGGCATACGCTGGGCGTCTGGTTCTTCGGCAATGAGTATCCGTTCTATGCGTGGATGGCCAAGCTGGGCCTGCCGACCGAGGGCGGCGAGGATGGCGTGGAAGTGCTGAAGCAGGCCTTCAACGTGGATCCGCTGCTGCAAAAGCAGGCCGATTGCATCTCGGTGATGACCTACAATGAATACGGCCAGGTGCTGGATGCCGGTATTTCCGAAGATGAGCTGGTCACGTTCAACTACCTCGAGCAGGGCGTGGGCATGATGGAAGACGGCCTCTACGTGATGGAGGAGAACCTGAGCGACGATGCCTTCAAGGAGAAGATGGTGCGCTTCGTGCGGGCCTCGATGAAGGGTTGGAAGTACGCCGAGGAGAACCCCGAGGAAGCCGCGCAGATCGTGGTCGACAACGATGAAACCGGCGCGCAGACCATCGAGCATCAGGAATACATGATGAGCGAAGTGGCCAAGCTGACGGCGGGCTCCAACGGCGCGCTCGACCCGGCGGATTACGAGCAGACGGTGGCCACGCTGCTTTCGGCCGTGTCGGAAGACAACCCGGCGATCACCAAGGAGCCGGAAGGCATGGCCTTCACGCTGGAGATCACCGACGAAGCGCTGAAGTAA
- a CDS encoding ABC transporter permease — protein sequence MSALLAAIAFWLAAWALNAALARSRWRKARVVRIAVPVIFGLAVLVLWQGLVRGLNVSPVILPAPTDIAQTFAGSTHVLWEDFVQTVLKGALTGYVIGSLAAVATAIVIDRSAFLTAGLLPIGNFVAALPIVGIAPILVSWFGFDWQSKAAVVVVMVFFPVLVNVVQGLKETEPMQRDLMRTYAAGYGQTLLKLRLPAAMPFVFNGLKIATTLALIGAIVAEYFGSPVKGMGFRISTGVGRLAIDLVWAEIAVAALVGTAFYGIVAMIEKFVTFWHPSQRVG from the coding sequence ATGAGCGCGCTGCTGGCCGCCATTGCCTTCTGGCTTGCCGCATGGGCGTTGAACGCGGCGCTTGCCCGTTCGCGCTGGCGCAAGGCGCGGGTGGTGCGGATCGCGGTGCCGGTGATCTTTGGCCTCGCGGTGCTGGTGCTCTGGCAGGGGCTGGTGCGGGGGCTGAACGTGTCGCCGGTGATCCTGCCCGCCCCGACCGACATTGCGCAGACCTTTGCCGGCTCGACCCATGTGCTGTGGGAAGACTTCGTGCAGACCGTGCTGAAGGGCGCGCTGACCGGCTACGTGATCGGCAGCCTCGCCGCGGTTGCCACGGCGATCGTGATCGACCGCAGCGCCTTTCTGACCGCGGGCCTGCTGCCGATCGGCAATTTCGTGGCCGCCCTGCCGATTGTGGGGATCGCGCCGATCCTGGTGAGCTGGTTCGGCTTCGACTGGCAGAGCAAGGCGGCGGTGGTGGTGGTGATGGTGTTCTTTCCGGTGCTGGTGAACGTGGTGCAGGGCCTGAAGGAGACCGAGCCGATGCAGCGCGACCTGATGCGCACCTATGCGGCGGGCTACGGCCAGACCCTGCTGAAGCTGCGGCTACCCGCCGCCATGCCCTTCGTGTTCAACGGGCTGAAGATTGCCACCACGCTGGCGCTGATCGGGGCCATCGTGGCCGAATATTTCGGCTCGCCGGTGAAGGGCATGGGCTTTCGGATCTCGACCGGCGTGGGGCGGCTGGCGATTGATCTGGTCTGGGCCGAGATCGCCGTGGCGGCCCTTGTGGGCACCGCTTTTTATGGCATCGTGGCCATGATCGAGAAGTTCGTCACCTTCTGGCATCCGAGCCAGAGGGTTGGCTGA
- a CDS encoding ABC transporter permease → MRRALPVLAVLAVLVAVWYLGAWRMNTPWALAQAERADQQLSAGELFTATMSQDRPRLPAPHQVASELWKTTGDMVLRGRALSKRSLIYHGMVTLGATLTGFALGVSLGILGAVAITYSRVAEMSLMPWAIVSQTIPIVALAPMIIVLSNAVGIEGRDVPKAIISAYLCYFPVLVGMVKGLNSPSSQQLDLLKTYNASGAASFFKLRLPASMPYLFTSLKVAIAAALVGTIIGELPTGAVNGLGARILIGDQFGTPLAIWAALFAAAILAGVLVTVIGSVQTILLKRMGMAR, encoded by the coding sequence ATGCGCCGGGCGCTCCCAGTCCTCGCGGTTCTGGCCGTGCTCGTGGCGGTCTGGTACCTGGGCGCCTGGCGGATGAACACGCCCTGGGCGCTGGCACAGGCGGAGCGGGCAGACCAACAACTGAGCGCGGGTGAGCTCTTCACCGCCACCATGAGCCAGGACCGGCCCCGGCTTCCGGCCCCGCATCAGGTGGCGAGCGAGCTGTGGAAGACCACCGGCGACATGGTCCTGCGGGGTCGCGCGCTGAGCAAGCGGTCGCTGATCTACCACGGCATGGTCACGCTCGGCGCCACGCTCACCGGCTTTGCGCTGGGCGTCAGCCTTGGCATTCTGGGCGCGGTGGCCATCACCTACAGCCGGGTGGCGGAGATGAGCCTGATGCCATGGGCAATCGTCAGCCAGACGATCCCGATCGTGGCGCTGGCCCCGATGATTATCGTGCTTTCGAACGCGGTGGGGATCGAGGGGCGGGACGTGCCCAAGGCGATCATCTCGGCCTACCTGTGCTATTTCCCGGTGCTGGTGGGCATGGTGAAGGGGCTGAACTCGCCCAGCTCGCAACAGCTCGACCTGCTGAAGACCTACAACGCCAGCGGCGCGGCGAGCTTCTTCAAGCTGCGGCTTCCGGCGTCGATGCCCTACCTGTTCACCTCGCTGAAGGTGGCGATTGCGGCGGCGCTGGTGGGGACGATCATTGGCGAGTTGCCGACCGGCGCGGTCAACGGGCTTGGCGCGCGCATCCTGATCGGCGACCAGTTCGGCACGCCGCTGGCGATCTGGGCGGCGCTGTTCGCTGCCGCCATTCTTGCGGGCGTGCTGGTGACGGTGATTGGCAGTGTGCAAACCATCCTGCTGAAGCGGATGGGGATGGCCCGATGA